A single genomic interval of Acidobacteriota bacterium harbors:
- a CDS encoding transcriptional repressor, translating into MHHISSFKNYLSGKNLKKTGQRFQILHEIFSRHSHFKVSELLAGFRKRKIKVSRATIYRTLQHLIASGMVRSVEAEKGWSYYEHCHGHPHHDHLLCLECGSVFEFRSGKLEEIQEKICLEMGFLPLRHSHEIQGICEKCRTRDATSMTIRKSR; encoded by the coding sequence ATGCACCATATCTCCAGCTTCAAGAACTATCTTTCGGGGAAGAATCTGAAGAAGACTGGCCAGCGATTCCAGATCCTCCATGAGATCTTCTCCAGGCACAGCCATTTCAAGGTGAGCGAACTTCTTGCAGGATTTCGGAAGAGAAAGATCAAAGTCTCACGAGCCACCATTTACAGGACGCTCCAACATCTGATCGCCAGCGGGATGGTGAGAAGCGTCGAAGCAGAGAAGGGATGGAGCTATTACGAACACTGTCACGGTCATCCGCATCATGACCACTTACTCTGTCTTGAATGCGGTAGTGTCTTCGAATTCCGAAGCGGGAAACTGGAAGAGATCCAGGAGAAGATCTGTCTGGAAATGGGGTTCCTGCCGCTCAGGCACAGCCATGAAATCCAGGGTATCTGCGAGAAATGCAGGACGCGCGACGCAACAAGCATGACGATAAGAAAGAGCCGATGA
- the sppA gene encoding signal peptide peptidase SppA, whose product MSRKARWFIAIGIFLIVFVAVGVAVVITATAGPRIRSNSVLFLDIMGEILEEGSDNPFEKLFEGEQNTFKDHLDCIEKAAGDERIRGIYMRVGGSDISWAKIQELRDALASFKKSEKPLVAFMEVGGMSDYYLATGSDRIYMMPAGFLDLTGLLTETSFLKGTLAKLGIKAEFEHVAEYKTASDLLTRDSMSDAHREMMNSLMDSLFNRFIKDVSSARKISEGEIKKIIDRGLLTPQEALNAKLVDELKYHDEIKDMLKEQFGAEYHKVIVDTYKKSDAFGKIRGKKKIAILYATGSIVSGESSSSPYWGKMMGSDTIAGAFEKIRKDGSIKAVVMRVDSPGGSGIASDVIWRETQITRKQIPLVVSMSGVAGSGGYYISMGADTIVVEPGTLTGSIGVIAGKFNMRGFYDWIGWNKELIKRGENADIFSSYVGFSEEQRKLLMDQIYAFYRQFIHKAAEGRGKSDEDIDRIGKGRVWTGEQALELGLVDEIGGLNRAIEIAKEKAGIAPEEEVGIVIFPKKKGLWQMLIGGKKEDTLGYLMKTIFRIPDGTLKEIVLLNQYMEAAKDGIVLMM is encoded by the coding sequence ATGAGTAGAAAGGCAAGATGGTTTATTGCCATCGGAATCTTCCTGATAGTATTCGTTGCCGTGGGAGTGGCTGTCGTCATAACAGCCACGGCTGGACCCCGCATCCGGAGCAACAGTGTCCTCTTCCTTGATATCATGGGTGAGATTTTAGAGGAGGGATCGGATAATCCCTTCGAGAAGCTCTTTGAAGGAGAGCAAAACACCTTCAAGGACCATCTCGATTGCATCGAGAAAGCTGCCGGTGATGAGAGGATCAGAGGAATATACATGAGAGTCGGTGGCTCAGATATCTCCTGGGCTAAGATCCAGGAACTACGGGACGCTCTGGCCTCGTTCAAGAAATCGGAGAAGCCGCTGGTGGCTTTCATGGAGGTGGGTGGAATGTCCGATTACTACTTGGCGACGGGATCGGACAGAATCTACATGATGCCGGCAGGCTTCCTCGATTTGACGGGACTCCTGACGGAAACATCCTTTCTGAAAGGAACCCTGGCAAAGCTTGGCATCAAGGCGGAGTTCGAGCATGTTGCGGAATACAAAACCGCCTCGGATCTCCTGACGAGGGATTCGATGTCCGATGCTCACCGGGAGATGATGAACTCGCTCATGGACAGCCTCTTCAATAGATTCATTAAGGATGTATCGTCTGCAAGGAAGATATCTGAAGGGGAGATCAAGAAGATAATCGATAGAGGCTTATTGACGCCACAGGAAGCCTTGAATGCCAAACTGGTTGATGAGTTGAAGTATCACGATGAGATCAAAGATATGCTGAAGGAACAATTCGGCGCCGAATACCATAAGGTGATTGTCGATACGTACAAGAAGAGCGATGCCTTTGGAAAAATAAGAGGGAAAAAGAAGATTGCTATCCTCTATGCGACCGGGAGCATCGTTTCCGGAGAGTCATCATCCAGTCCATACTGGGGAAAGATGATGGGATCTGATACGATTGCCGGGGCTTTTGAAAAGATCAGAAAGGATGGTTCCATCAAGGCGGTCGTCATGAGAGTGGATAGCCCTGGAGGTTCCGGGATCGCTTCAGACGTCATCTGGCGCGAGACACAGATCACCAGGAAACAGATTCCGCTCGTCGTCTCAATGTCCGGCGTCGCCGGGTCGGGGGGCTACTACATCTCGATGGGTGCGGATACCATTGTTGTGGAACCTGGAACTCTTACTGGCTCCATCGGCGTGATCGCAGGCAAGTTCAACATGAGAGGCTTCTACGATTGGATCGGATGGAACAAGGAGCTTATAAAGAGGGGAGAAAATGCCGACATCTTTTCCTCTTACGTCGGATTCTCAGAAGAGCAGAGGAAGCTACTCATGGATCAGATATACGCATTCTACCGGCAGTTCATCCACAAGGCAGCCGAGGGAAGGGGAAAGAGCGATGAAGATATCGATCGCATCGGCAAGGGAAGGGTCTGGACGGGGGAACAGGCCCTGGAGCTCGGCCTGGTCGATGAGATTGGCGGCCTTAATCGAGCCATCGAGATCGCCAAGGAAAAAGCCGGCATAGCACCTGAGGAAGAAGTGGGAATCGTGATCTTCCCCAAGAAAAAAGGGCTCTGGCAGATGCTGATCGGCGGGAAGAAGGAAGATACCCTCGGGTATCTAATGAAGACGATCTTCAGGATTCCGGATGGGACCCTGAAGGAGATAGTTCTCCTAAATCAGTACATGGAAGCCGCGAAGGATGGGATCGTCCTGATGATGTAG
- a CDS encoding MgtC/SapB family protein has product MGNEFALFQDVAIKLLIASILGGLIGFEREIHEKPAGLRTNALISLGSALIMIISIYVTKIYGTTASDPGRIAAQVITGIGFIGAGVILQSRGSIKGLTTAATIWSVTGVGLAVGCGFYTAALTATIIILIVLLAIGRIEQRFLRNKE; this is encoded by the coding sequence ATGGGAAACGAATTCGCGCTATTTCAGGATGTGGCGATCAAACTTCTCATTGCCTCCATTCTTGGCGGTCTCATCGGCTTCGAACGCGAGATCCATGAGAAACCGGCCGGATTGAGGACAAACGCTCTGATCAGCCTGGGTTCAGCGCTGATCATGATCATCTCCATCTACGTGACGAAGATCTATGGAACAACAGCTTCCGACCCAGGAAGGATCGCAGCTCAGGTCATCACGGGAATCGGTTTCATCGGGGCAGGGGTCATCCTTCAATCGAGGGGATCCATCAAAGGTTTGACGACGGCTGCGACCATCTGGAGCGTCACCGGGGTCGGTCTTGCCGTCGGATGCGGTTTCTACACGGCGGCGCTCACGGCGACGATCATCATCCTGATCGTTCTTCTTGCCATTGGAAGGATCGAGCAGAGATTCCTGAGAAATAAAGAATAA
- a CDS encoding Rne/Rng family ribonuclease — protein sequence MSKEIIVSSNPGEIWVSIMENGAPYEIFVERGESYSILGNIYKGVVSKVLPGMQSAFINIGLDRDAFLYVEDLDENIEDYEKILGFSEEFDEGISESEVPVQRRMKPNIDDFLKEGQEIIVQVTKEPLPRKGARITSYITLPGRYLVYMPSVEHIGVSRKIEDLAERIRVREIALNLKPERGGFIVRTVAGGVGEKELRDDAEYLVRIWKEILKKSETVTAPSIIHKEKNIVLKVIRDYFNSEFTRILVDSEEKYREIVDFIHKIDPLLAVRVKLHEKKVQLMEEFGLNKEVEKALKSRIWLKSGGYIVINQTEALVAIDVNTGKYTGEKRLEDTVLKTNLEAVREIVRQIRLRDLGGIIIIDFIDMEELQNRERVFSELESELKKDRAKTKLLKISDFGLVELTRKRTKQSLDRILSTSCPYCEGSGRVKSSATVSFEIMREIKKFAETLEGNTIIIRAHPDVASYLDELKKEVLEFEMKKRNVSVIIRSDGNLHMEQFDIMTI from the coding sequence ATGTCCAAGGAGATAATCGTCAGTTCGAATCCTGGAGAGATATGGGTCTCCATCATGGAGAACGGCGCCCCCTACGAGATCTTCGTGGAGAGAGGGGAGAGTTACAGTATCCTTGGAAATATATACAAAGGGGTGGTCTCCAAGGTTCTTCCGGGGATGCAATCGGCCTTCATCAACATCGGTCTCGACCGGGACGCCTTCCTCTACGTCGAAGATCTGGATGAGAACATCGAGGATTATGAAAAGATCCTCGGTTTCAGCGAGGAGTTCGATGAGGGAATTTCGGAAAGCGAGGTTCCGGTCCAGAGAAGGATGAAACCGAACATCGATGATTTTTTAAAGGAAGGTCAGGAAATCATCGTCCAGGTCACGAAAGAGCCTCTGCCTAGGAAAGGTGCAAGAATCACTTCCTACATCACTCTGCCCGGAAGATACCTGGTCTACATGCCCTCAGTGGAACACATCGGCGTTTCCAGGAAGATCGAAGACCTGGCTGAGCGGATCAGGGTCAGAGAGATCGCACTCAACCTGAAACCGGAGCGAGGAGGGTTCATCGTGAGAACCGTGGCGGGGGGAGTGGGGGAGAAAGAGCTTCGCGACGATGCGGAGTATCTTGTGAGGATCTGGAAGGAGATCCTGAAAAAGAGCGAGACGGTGACGGCTCCCTCCATCATACATAAAGAGAAAAACATCGTTCTCAAGGTCATCCGCGACTATTTCAATTCCGAATTCACGCGGATCCTCGTCGATTCGGAGGAAAAGTACAGGGAGATAGTGGATTTCATCCATAAGATCGATCCTCTCCTGGCCGTGCGCGTCAAGCTCCATGAAAAGAAAGTGCAGCTCATGGAGGAGTTCGGCCTCAACAAAGAGGTGGAGAAGGCGCTGAAGAGCAGGATCTGGCTGAAGTCTGGAGGATACATTGTCATCAACCAGACCGAAGCCCTTGTGGCGATTGACGTCAACACCGGGAAATACACCGGGGAGAAACGATTGGAGGATACCGTTCTCAAGACCAATCTCGAGGCTGTGCGTGAGATCGTAAGACAGATAAGGCTGAGGGATCTGGGGGGGATCATCATCATCGATTTCATTGACATGGAGGAGCTCCAGAACAGGGAACGTGTCTTCAGCGAACTGGAGTCGGAGCTCAAGAAGGACCGGGCGAAGACGAAACTGCTCAAGATAAGCGACTTCGGTCTGGTGGAACTGACGAGGAAGAGGACGAAGCAAAGCCTGGACAGGATCCTCTCCACGAGCTGTCCTTACTGCGAGGGTAGCGGCCGGGTCAAATCATCAGCCACCGTCTCCTTCGAGATCATGAGGGAGATCAAGAAGTTTGCTGAGACTCTGGAGGGAAATACAATCATCATCCGGGCCCATCCGGATGTAGCTTCCTATCTTGATGAGCTGAAGAAAGAAGTGCTGGAATTCGAGATGAAGAAGAGGAACGTCAGCGTCATCATAAGATCCGATGGCAATCTCCACATGGAACAGTTCGACATCATGACCATTTGA
- a CDS encoding TIGR03960 family B12-binding radical SAM protein, protein MQNVFREIERFLFEVEKPSRYIGGEWNAIRKNPEEVKLKLALCFPDLYEIGMSHLGLKILYNLLNSDREILAERVFVPWIDMQSRMRQRKISLFSLENHLPLSSFDVVGFSVQYELNYTNILSMLDLGGILLRSGDRNKSSPIIIAGGPALFNPEPLVPFIDLFFIGDGEESIMEFVNLFKRLRLEGAGRADIIEAAARMEGVYVPSLTIERKAENGFVIPAPSGSTGFPIHRRLTEDIGSFPFPEDVVVPHCEIIHDRVSYEIMRGCLTGCRFCQAGYIYRPRRERNPERVKEAVRRSVAHTGYEEASLTSLNSGEYNGIGFLLSSLMEDFSKNFTSLSLPSLRPSSLTEEIIRQIKRVRKTGFTIAPEAATARLKAVINKNIEEEQVLTAADLAFREGWELLKLYFIIGLPTETEDDIKAIAGLVHKISKRVRVTAGRGGRINVSISSFVPKPHTPFQWLPMERVEELERKQKFLKRELSSNFVRIKWHDTKMSFMEAVFSRGDRRLSDVIERAFKLGCQFDGWSDRFNFSLWKEAFISSGINPEEYAYRRMDVTEPLPWDIIDTGVKKSFLAGELDKAMEGRVTPICNLENCYACGSFVKECKEIMKKSESAKGGSAIYNDAMKSGPPHELSKANTGNVPEYRYRIKYEKKGKSKFLSHLDLIKTIIRALRRAGIPIAYSRGFSPKARIAFGPALPLGLESSGEYFDFHATEYIDEERFLREINHFLPEGLSMKKLKIIHRKTPSLSETLNLALYIIQPEEPLLESSVWRSIEDFRHLKEHGSGGDACGSERFHEMAGSIKELSYEKGKWIRLLVYIAGDGKARIGDILKNFAGDERTAWRVEREEMFMEKNGRLYSPYLLAKVD, encoded by the coding sequence ATGCAGAACGTTTTCAGAGAAATAGAGAGGTTTCTCTTTGAGGTAGAGAAACCGTCTAGATACATCGGCGGAGAATGGAATGCTATCCGGAAGAATCCGGAGGAGGTAAAGCTAAAGCTGGCCCTCTGTTTTCCCGACCTCTATGAGATCGGGATGTCCCATCTTGGATTGAAGATCCTTTACAACCTGTTGAACTCCGACAGAGAAATCCTGGCAGAGAGGGTCTTCGTTCCCTGGATCGACATGCAGAGTCGAATGCGTCAGAGGAAGATCTCTCTTTTCTCTCTGGAGAACCATCTTCCTCTCTCTTCATTCGATGTCGTTGGATTCTCCGTTCAATACGAGTTGAACTACACTAATATCCTCTCCATGCTGGATCTGGGGGGTATCCTGCTCAGGAGCGGAGACAGGAATAAGTCTTCTCCCATCATCATAGCGGGAGGGCCCGCTCTCTTCAATCCCGAGCCTCTGGTTCCTTTCATCGACCTGTTCTTCATCGGGGATGGAGAAGAGTCTATCATGGAATTTGTCAATCTCTTCAAGAGGCTGAGATTGGAGGGTGCTGGAAGAGCTGATATTATAGAAGCGGCAGCGCGAATGGAAGGTGTCTATGTCCCGTCGCTCACTATCGAAAGGAAGGCAGAGAACGGATTCGTGATACCCGCGCCATCTGGCTCTACTGGATTTCCAATCCACAGGAGGCTCACAGAAGACATCGGGTCGTTTCCGTTTCCCGAAGATGTCGTCGTTCCTCACTGCGAGATAATACATGACAGGGTTTCTTATGAGATCATGCGAGGCTGCCTGACAGGGTGCCGCTTCTGCCAGGCGGGATACATTTACAGGCCGAGACGCGAGCGAAATCCGGAGAGAGTCAAGGAAGCCGTCAGGAGAAGCGTCGCCCACACTGGCTATGAAGAGGCTTCTCTAACCTCGCTGAACTCCGGCGAATACAACGGAATCGGATTCCTCCTCTCTTCCCTGATGGAGGATTTTTCAAAGAATTTCACCTCCCTTTCGCTCCCTTCGCTCAGGCCATCGAGTCTTACGGAAGAAATCATCAGGCAGATCAAGAGGGTGAGAAAGACAGGTTTCACGATTGCCCCTGAAGCAGCCACGGCTAGGCTGAAAGCCGTCATCAACAAGAACATAGAAGAAGAGCAGGTTCTTACGGCGGCAGATCTGGCGTTCCGGGAAGGTTGGGAACTCCTCAAGCTCTACTTCATCATCGGGCTTCCCACCGAAACCGAGGACGACATTAAGGCGATCGCGGGATTGGTTCACAAGATCTCGAAACGTGTGCGTGTTACAGCGGGGAGAGGCGGAAGGATCAATGTTTCCATCTCTTCTTTCGTTCCAAAGCCTCATACCCCCTTTCAATGGCTTCCGATGGAGAGGGTGGAGGAGCTTGAAAGGAAGCAGAAGTTCTTAAAAAGGGAGCTCTCCAGCAATTTCGTGAGGATCAAATGGCACGATACCAAGATGAGTTTTATGGAAGCAGTCTTCTCGAGAGGTGATAGAAGGTTGAGCGATGTCATCGAAAGAGCCTTCAAACTCGGCTGTCAGTTTGACGGCTGGAGCGATCGGTTCAATTTCTCATTATGGAAAGAAGCCTTTATATCGAGCGGTATCAACCCGGAAGAGTACGCTTACCGGAGGATGGATGTCACCGAACCCCTGCCGTGGGACATCATCGATACGGGGGTGAAAAAGAGTTTTCTAGCGGGAGAGCTGGATAAGGCGATGGAGGGTCGGGTCACTCCAATCTGTAATCTGGAAAACTGCTATGCCTGCGGCTCATTCGTGAAGGAGTGCAAGGAGATCATGAAGAAATCTGAATCAGCAAAGGGCGGAAGCGCGATTTACAACGATGCGATGAAGTCTGGACCGCCGCATGAGTTGTCGAAGGCAAACACCGGAAATGTACCGGAGTATCGTTATAGGATCAAGTATGAGAAAAAGGGGAAAAGCAAATTCCTCTCCCATCTTGACCTCATCAAGACAATCATCAGGGCTTTGAGGAGGGCGGGCATTCCGATCGCATACAGCAGAGGCTTCAGCCCCAAGGCCAGAATTGCGTTCGGCCCGGCTCTACCTCTTGGATTGGAATCATCGGGGGAGTATTTCGATTTCCATGCCACAGAATATATCGATGAAGAAAGATTCCTGAGAGAGATCAATCACTTTCTCCCGGAAGGGTTGTCGATGAAAAAATTGAAGATAATACATCGAAAAACTCCATCTCTGTCGGAAACGTTGAATCTGGCGCTGTACATTATCCAGCCGGAAGAGCCGCTGCTGGAAAGTTCGGTATGGCGATCGATCGAGGATTTCAGGCATCTCAAGGAACATGGCAGCGGGGGTGACGCGTGTGGATCAGAGCGGTTCCATGAAATGGCAGGATCGATCAAGGAGCTTAGCTACGAGAAAGGGAAGTGGATCAGGCTTCTTGTCTACATAGCCGGTGATGGAAAGGCCAGGATTGGTGATATACTTAAAAACTTTGCAGGAGATGAAAGGACAGCCTGGAGAGTGGAGAGAGAGGAGATGTTCATGGAAAAGAACGGACGGCTCTACTCTCCTTACCTCTTGGCGAAAGTGGATTAG
- the rodA gene encoding rod shape-determining protein RodA — MLERLSQRIDATFLIVILLIMSISIITLYSSVNSAQSYKADLYRKQMLWFVVGTALMILTLLVDYHLLSAFSYIIYGASIVALIFTLIFGKHISGSKSWITLGPFNIQSSELCKVSVILLLATFLNAKRGEKLGFFNVLGIVAIVGIPLCLILLQPDLGTALTYLPIAFVSMFLSGIRFRTLLTLFLIMIVMAPVVWLNLKDYQRERIFTILDPSRDPSGSGYQLIQSKIAIGSGMLFGKGLFSNTQSRLDFLPAQHTDFILSVFGEVAGFAGISFAILLYAILFNRMIDTARVARDRLGLFISIGVLSMIAFQAFINMGMVVGLLPTIGIPLPLLSYGGSSVVSTMMALGLVMNVRMNRFAN, encoded by the coding sequence ATGCTGGAACGATTGTCACAGAGAATTGATGCGACCTTTCTGATCGTGATCCTTCTGATCATGTCGATCAGCATCATCACGCTTTACAGTTCAGTGAACTCCGCCCAGAGCTACAAGGCTGATCTCTACAGGAAGCAGATGCTCTGGTTTGTTGTCGGCACGGCCTTGATGATCCTCACACTTCTTGTCGATTATCATCTCCTGTCTGCTTTTTCTTACATCATCTACGGGGCTTCCATCGTCGCGCTTATATTCACCCTCATCTTCGGGAAGCATATCTCGGGCTCGAAGAGCTGGATCACGCTTGGGCCCTTCAATATCCAAAGCTCCGAGCTTTGTAAAGTTTCGGTCATCCTGCTTCTTGCCACGTTCCTTAACGCAAAGAGAGGAGAGAAATTAGGATTTTTCAATGTCCTGGGAATTGTTGCCATCGTCGGAATCCCGCTTTGTCTGATCCTCCTTCAGCCTGACCTGGGAACGGCATTGACCTATCTGCCGATTGCCTTCGTCAGCATGTTCCTTTCCGGCATACGGTTCAGGACGTTGCTAACGCTGTTCCTCATCATGATTGTCATGGCGCCTGTCGTCTGGCTGAATCTCAAAGATTATCAGAGGGAAAGGATCTTTACCATTCTTGATCCATCGCGAGACCCGTCCGGCTCCGGATATCAGCTTATTCAATCCAAGATCGCAATCGGTTCAGGGATGCTTTTCGGAAAAGGGCTCTTCTCGAACACTCAGAGCAGGCTTGACTTCCTGCCCGCGCAGCATACCGATTTTATCCTTTCCGTGTTTGGCGAGGTGGCAGGCTTTGCCGGAATTTCGTTCGCCATTCTTCTCTATGCCATTCTCTTCAACAGGATGATCGACACGGCGCGTGTGGCGAGAGACAGGCTCGGACTCTTCATATCTATCGGGGTTCTGAGCATGATTGCCTTTCAGGCCTTCATCAATATGGGCATGGTTGTCGGGTTGCTTCCCACCATAGGGATCCCTCTTCCCCTCCTTAGCTACGGCGGCTCATCGGTCGTATCGACGATGATGGCGCTTGGTCTGGTCATGAACGTGAGGATGAACCGCTTCGCCAACTGA
- the mrdA gene encoding penicillin-binding protein 2 has protein sequence MKMDYRERKEFKDYHEEKRLERRILSIKYLTISILILFLLDFWYLQVIRGKHFALKAESNRLKTVQLRPHRGVIKDREGKIIASSKPSFTILINRERGADLGKSLERVASLLRLDLKELGSRLQKMKNFTETEPLIVKKDATFEEVAVISAHLDELSHVSIQEDFKRHYDGRGVAHVVGYVGEISERELRQERETLGAEIGMGDVIGKSGIEKKYDGWLRGEKGFKLVEVDSMGKVIKEVKERKAPREGNPLFLSIKMDLQEALMDALNGEVGAAVFLNPKTGEIYALASNPSYDPNEFAGHLPSARWKELSSDPSHPMMNRAIQATYPPGSTFKVLIAIAALEKGIITENTTFYCPGSTIIYGRKYSCWKEGGHGVVNLHRAIVHSCNVYFYRVGSMLDIDDIAHYASQFGFGKPTRIDLFYEVNGIVPSSLWKKKIYNEEWYKGETISVSIGQGPLKVTPLQMATFISAIANGGYRITPTFNMEMRAANRPEKIRGLSEETLRIVQNALRGVVNEGGTGWRAKIEGIEICGKTGTAQLTAATASKDTQLLPREEKEHAWFIGYVPYEDPVIAFAILIEHGGFGGEAAAPVAKKVLEVFFKAEEYKKPTMTAHAVDAGKNAGTIVTEN, from the coding sequence ATGAAGATGGATTACCGGGAAAGAAAAGAGTTCAAGGATTACCATGAGGAGAAGCGGCTCGAGAGAAGGATCCTCTCGATCAAATATCTCACGATTTCAATCCTCATTCTCTTCCTCCTCGATTTCTGGTACCTTCAGGTCATCAGGGGCAAGCATTTCGCACTCAAGGCGGAGAGCAACAGGCTTAAGACCGTGCAGCTTAGGCCGCACAGAGGGGTCATCAAGGACCGGGAAGGGAAGATCATCGCCAGCAGCAAACCATCCTTCACAATCCTCATCAACCGGGAGAGGGGAGCCGATCTAGGGAAAAGCCTCGAACGCGTAGCCTCCCTCCTGCGGCTGGATCTAAAAGAATTGGGATCCCGTCTGCAAAAGATGAAGAATTTTACCGAGACGGAGCCTCTGATCGTTAAGAAAGATGCCACATTCGAGGAGGTCGCCGTTATCTCAGCCCATCTTGATGAACTCTCACATGTCTCCATTCAGGAAGACTTCAAAAGACATTACGATGGCAGGGGAGTCGCTCATGTCGTCGGGTATGTAGGCGAGATTTCGGAGAGGGAATTGAGGCAGGAAAGGGAGACATTAGGCGCGGAAATAGGGATGGGAGATGTCATCGGTAAATCTGGGATCGAAAAGAAATACGACGGCTGGCTGCGTGGAGAAAAGGGTTTCAAGCTTGTGGAGGTGGACAGCATGGGAAAGGTCATCAAGGAGGTGAAAGAGAGAAAGGCCCCCAGAGAGGGGAATCCGCTCTTCCTGAGCATTAAGATGGATCTTCAGGAGGCTCTCATGGATGCGCTGAATGGAGAGGTCGGCGCTGCTGTTTTCCTCAACCCTAAGACCGGAGAGATATATGCTCTGGCCAGCAACCCATCATACGATCCTAATGAGTTTGCCGGACATTTGCCATCTGCCAGGTGGAAAGAACTCTCCTCGGACCCCAGTCATCCAATGATGAACAGGGCCATCCAGGCCACCTATCCCCCCGGCTCCACGTTCAAGGTGCTCATTGCGATTGCAGCTCTCGAGAAGGGAATCATAACGGAAAATACTACCTTTTATTGTCCAGGTTCCACCATCATTTACGGGAGGAAGTATTCCTGCTGGAAGGAGGGAGGGCATGGGGTCGTAAACCTTCACCGTGCCATCGTTCATTCCTGCAATGTTTACTTCTACCGCGTGGGAAGCATGCTCGACATCGATGATATCGCCCATTACGCCTCGCAATTCGGCTTTGGAAAGCCAACGCGCATCGATCTGTTCTATGAGGTAAATGGCATCGTTCCTTCATCTCTCTGGAAGAAAAAGATATACAACGAGGAGTGGTACAAGGGGGAGACGATTTCGGTGAGCATCGGCCAGGGACCGCTGAAAGTAACTCCTCTTCAGATGGCTACGTTCATCAGCGCCATAGCAAATGGCGGGTATCGCATCACCCCCACATTCAACATGGAAATGCGGGCGGCAAATCGACCCGAAAAGATAAGAGGTCTGAGCGAGGAGACTCTGCGAATCGTTCAGAATGCCCTGCGGGGAGTCGTCAATGAGGGAGGGACAGGATGGAGAGCGAAGATTGAGGGAATCGAGATCTGCGGAAAGACCGGCACGGCGCAGCTCACAGCCGCCACCGCTTCCAAAGATACTCAGTTGCTTCCTAGAGAAGAGAAAGAGCACGCCTGGTTTATCGGGTACGTTCCTTATGAAGACCCAGTGATCGCCTTCGCCATTCTAATTGAGCATGGCGGATTCGGCGGCGAGGCGGCCGCCCCCGTAGCGAAGAAAGTCCTTGAGGTCTTCTTTAAGGCTGAGGAATATAAAAAACCGACGATGACTGCACATGCAGTAGATGCGGGTAAAAATGCTGGAACGATTGTCACAGAGAATTGA
- the mreC gene encoding rod shape-determining protein MreC, whose protein sequence is MNIISKERRAPILLIFILFAQLVIISGQIKEDLETTVLEKVVHRITDPILRIGSSAVLWTGSLLGNYIFLIETEKERELLKKELEILRLREMLWKEEKKRLKRMEEIFGSVTFDIGDHLFGEVIFMNATESGQSAVINRGSRDGVRNGMNIVTSQGLVGRVKETGERFSKIFLLTDPSSRIAVRIVKEDGREIQAILAGRGDRCLLDFMTGSYEIAVNDDVVTSGKEGMYHPGLRVGFVEHIEEGGGERMIIIKPAIDPNLLNEIIILKTLPESIK, encoded by the coding sequence ATGAACATCATCTCAAAAGAAAGAAGGGCGCCAATTCTTCTCATCTTTATCTTATTTGCCCAACTTGTAATCATTTCAGGACAGATTAAGGAAGATCTGGAAACGACCGTTCTGGAGAAGGTCGTTCACAGGATCACTGATCCCATTCTAAGAATCGGTTCGTCTGCGGTCCTATGGACCGGCTCACTGCTGGGGAATTATATCTTTTTGATCGAAACGGAGAAGGAAAGGGAGCTTCTTAAAAAAGAGCTCGAGATACTAAGGCTCAGGGAGATGCTTTGGAAGGAGGAGAAGAAGAGACTGAAGAGGATGGAAGAGATATTTGGCAGCGTAACCTTCGACATAGGAGATCATCTTTTTGGCGAGGTTATCTTCATGAATGCGACGGAGTCGGGCCAATCTGCCGTCATCAATCGAGGTTCCAGGGATGGCGTCAGGAACGGGATGAACATTGTGACCTCTCAGGGACTGGTGGGAAGGGTCAAAGAAACTGGAGAGAGATTCTCGAAGATATTTCTCTTGACCGATCCCTCCAGCAGGATCGCGGTCCGGATAGTGAAGGAAGATGGAAGAGAGATCCAGGCGATCCTGGCGGGACGCGGCGACCGATGCTTGCTTGACTTCATGACGGGCTCTTACGAGATCGCCGTCAACGACGATGTCGTCACTTCGGGAAAGGAAGGGATGTATCATCCCGGTCTGAGGGTGGGCTTCGTGGAGCACATCGAGGAAGGAGGCGGAGAAAGGATGATCATCATCAAGCCCGCCATCGACCCCAACCTTCTAAATGAGATCATAATACTAAAAACTCTACCGGAAAGCATTAAGTGA